Proteins co-encoded in one Bacteroidota bacterium genomic window:
- a CDS encoding response regulator, producing the protein MIESTQCLLVDDDKDDQDIFLICIKKTGKNINCKILDSGVEAISYLLSKIEYTPNLFFWMNMPKMNGIASLKELKKLSGWRKQKYLCIWTTSGGSTSTEALELGANDFIIKPVKTAELVNKLNQIFTTA; encoded by the coding sequence ATGATTGAATCCACACAATGTCTGCTTGTAGACGACGACAAAGATGATCAGGACATTTTTCTAATTTGTATCAAGAAAACAGGTAAAAATATTAATTGTAAGATACTGGATAGTGGTGTTGAAGCAATTTCATATTTGTTATCGAAAATTGAATACACTCCGAATTTATTTTTCTGGATGAACATGCCTAAGATGAATGGTATTGCAAGTTTGAAAGAGTTAAAAAAATTAAGCGGCTGGAGAAAACAAAAATATTTATGTATTTGGACTACTTCGGGAGGATCAACATCTACGGAAGCACTTGAATTAGGGGCAAATGATTTTATAATTAAGCCGGTTAAGACCGCAGAGTTGGTAAACAAGCTTAACCAGATTTTTACAACTGCTTAA